TCATCATTGGCTTGCTAAAAGCGGCCACGTGGGCGACTTCGCTCTAAACGTTGTGTCTGATTTTGCTCATTTGGCGAAGCAGGTCCTGGTGGAAGTTGCTGACTTCCAATGTGACCCGGTACTCATCGCTGAGTAGCAAGGCGTTGCTCCACTGATACAGGTAATACTGACGGGCAATTTAGCAAAGGGAACGGCCAGAATTCGCAGATAAGTTTAGTGAAGAAAAATTCGGTGCGAGGAGGTGTTCAGATGGAGCATCGAATATGGTGGCTTGGAGATAGGCCGAAAGATATGACTGGCATGTAGAACATATCGGTCCTGACGCGTAGTACATTGTGAGTTCTTAAAAGGAGGACTTGGAAGGAGGCCTctgctggagatggatgagtgAGATTGCGGGTCATGGCCTTCGCCTGCTTATAtactgttggtgttggttggAGATATGCCTGAGGCACCAGCTGCAGGTTGGCTCAACTTGCAGCCTGTTAGGAATCGAGAACTTTTAAAAGTGCGtctatattatttcttttgtCTAATTTATTCTGGCAACAAAGATCCGCTTTGTGTGGCCTTTTGCCGCGTTCTAGTGGTGATAAGTTTTCAGGTCTGAATTGGCCTCAAAGGTGAGAGCAAAAACCCGAGATTTGACCGCACTCCCACCAGTCACCATCATACCTAAGTAACTCGTTACTCTGTAGCTGGTAGAAGTACTGGGGCCTATATCACAAAGTCTTTAACCAACAGTGAAACTGGGATGACGAAAAGGCTAGGCAAATACCGCTTTCAAGCGAACTAGGAACACAGTTATTCACGATTCTGCCGCAATAGCGAGACAATCATCTTGCTGGCGACGGTCTCTACTCGGCTGAAATGTCTGAAATCGCGGATATACAACGATTTCCCATTTCTAGAATAAACCCTAGCTTCTCAGCTCTTCTGTTATCTATCTGCTACTTTGAGTGAACGAAGTGATGGGCTTGCTTACTCACATGTTCCACGAGAATACCTTTCTACACGGTGTTACTGGAGCACAACCCAGATAATATTAGGCAGATGGGTGGACAGCTTGCTAGCCCATAGGGAAAATAGCACAttctagtatatatatacaCTCAGAGCCTGACGTTCATCTCTATTCACCCGTCCAATCCAGCCCCGATAGTCTTGCCGCCCTCATCCTGTCATCTCGTCCTAGGagtaaatattactttaagtttCACTATGCTGCACTATAATTCCGCCCACCGAGAGCACGCTTGCAGCATATAGTGGCTAGGAAGTTGCACGGTAGTGCTTATACTCGGCTTGATAACgggatataaatagtaaagaACATCTGAATCGATTATATGATTAAATACATCAGACAAGCAAAGATAATAGGGCTGCTATAAAATAAGCGTCTTAATATAGTATGAGTTGCATGAAAGAGTTATTAGAAATGCGAACCTAGGCATTTAAATGTCTTTCTTACTTGACTTAAAGAGTGACAATGGTCATCCTACTATTATAGAGATGTGAAGGGAGCTTGGCATTGTGATTTTTGgtatagttgaagcctggctattgatgggataactgagccaaaAGACGGACAGAAGGGGGCTTGGGAACCATTTCACACGTGAGAAAATAAAAGCATGCAGAGCGCAATCGGAAtgaataataagttaatatgtGAGCTATAATGTCATGCAGTGAACTGAATACAACAACATGGgcatttcttcttctttctagATCCTCTTTAATGAGCGAGCCACTTCACAACGGGTCAATCATAGAGGTGCGCCTGCATGCAGCTTCCAATGGGTGCAACACTCTTTAATCAACCAGCAAACCTAACGCGACAAGGGAAACTCATTCATTATAGAAACCAGGTACTATCTATCAGtgcagttatcccatcaagggccaggctAGAACCATAACAAAGAACATAATAAGGAAACCAGATGCGAAGATAGCCGAGTCAAACTTGTTGTTAAGCTATCAACAACGTTCGTCAATCTTGATATAAATTAACATTTAGGTTAGCAGTCAACAAGCGAGAGCATAGGCGAGCTGCACAAAAGCATAAGGCACAGGCCATGACGGCCCTTGGATAAAGCCGGAACAACTGCCGAGGCACCGCACTTTTTACGAGATAAAATTCTTGTGAAGAGCATTGACCAGCCATAACCTCGGTCAGATGACGGTCCGCCAAGTGTTTACCCACGGTGATGAGTTGGGCAGGAGTTGGATGATGAGACGAGTGCTATGAAGTTGATCAACGTAGAAGGTGTTCCCGGGAGGTATCCGCAGGAGGTGCGTTTAGTttccagaaggagaaggTGGGAAGAGAGAAAGCAATTAAGGTGCGTTGGACACACGGACGACCAGATCAAGCATGGTGATCAAGTTGTTTGGGAGAGCTCGAATGCAGCATGGCATGACCCTGAAAATCAGATGTAAGGAACAAAAACACTTGTCGTTCGACTCGTGGGCGGGTAAGCTTCTCTTTTTTTGGCGGATACCCCGTCTCACAGTGGCACCAGCTTCAAGATTTGCGCGCTTGATCTCTGTCATTTTCAGGTGAGCATACGACagaaagacaagacaaagggCGCCGATCCCGGAAGACATGAGCGGGTCTGAGATGAAACGAGGAACAAAGAGTCTCTTTGTCTAATCCAGGGCCTCGGGTTCGTCGGTGGAAGCATGGAAGAGCACTAGAAGGCGACGTGGAAGCAACCAAACCCCTGATTTCCTTGACGTCAAAGCGAGCCTCTTCCCCACTAAAAGCGGCTCCAACGTCGCCTCTCAGGACCACGTGTGGGTTTTTGCTATGTAAGAGAGCCTCACGCCGAGACTTTTGTCTCCATCTTTCTACGTAAAAGAAACTCTTGAAGAAGGCGCGCCAGTTGGGAATTAAGCCGAGAAAGCTCCACATTGTCAGGAAGGTAAACAGCTGATGCTTGGCTGAGGGTGAGTGTTTGTTCAGTTCAGTTCCTTTTGGCAGAGTTTTTTCTGTCACGTCTTGCTCAAGACCTCCGGCTTGTACCGCCGAGTCTGCCTCCAAACTTGAACCGGACTCGGCGGACGGCTCCGGCGCCACCGGCCAACACACGGAGGCAACGGCCGTGCATTCCTTAGCCAAGACTGCAGGTTCATTTCAGGCaggtcaacctcatcaacgGAACGGCTCTCCACTTTTCGGTGCTCCATCCCGGCGGGTATGCCGGCATCACCGATGTCCAATCGGTCAAGGTCCATTCATCGTCAGCGGCCAAGCAGAGCCCCTCGTCTAACTGGCAATTTCGCCCCCGGATCACCCTTTTTTGCATCTTGGCTCTCAAGCTTCTCCCTCTGCAATCTCAACACCTCGACCCCAGGATTTCACTCGTCGTAGATGACATTGGAGAATTGCAACTCATCACGTAATTGACACAACATGGAACCTCCAGACTCGCCGTCCCCCACGGGGTTGGGCTCGAGAGGGAAAAGACGACAGTCACGCCTCCGCAGACGACCCCTCTTCCCACCAGACTACTTTGTCTTTGGTCTCAAATGACCTGATAGCCCAAACTCCGTAATGTCAGTGCCTCCATTGGGTGGCTGACTTCCCAAGAAGGCCGCTCGCTCGCCTGGGGTTCCTGGAGGATTAGGGGGTCACTGTGAACTCCTTCCCACAACCCCATTCTCCCACTCGAGTCTTCATCGGACCATCGCGGCCATGTGCGCGGGCATCAAAGCTTCTTACCCGCCCGAAGACCTGCTCCGATCGGAGCTCTTTCGCCTGGGGTATATGACATtccagaaaaaaaaaagggtatATAAATGGAGACCCCTACTCCGCTCATAGCATCTGGTCCACCCGCTAGCCCATCGGACTTGATTTCTTCTCATAttttctccctctcctcccgtTCCTACCTTGCCTTGTACATCAGTTCTTTCTTTTCATCTCAAAGGACCGCATGTTGAGAGGGTAGGCTTCAACATCCCCTCCCAAGGCCACATCACagacctcctcctcagcccaaACcgaacaacaccaacacatcCGCGGCAATGGGTCTCATGAAATTTTCCAAGAAGTCGGCCGAACCGGCCGCGGCGGACGATCAGATTCACGAATCAAGTGCCTCAGACAATGACCAGGTCAAGACTGCCGCCGACTTCCAAGAGGTTCCAGCCGGCGCCGTTGAAAAGGGCAACATCTTCGAGCAAGGCGGCAAGAACTACAGAACGCTTGGTCGCTGGgacaccatcctcatcctcttcacaAACCAGCTTGGTCTCGGTATCCTATCTCTCCCGTCCACCATCAAGACCCTGGGTGTCATCCCCGGAATCATCGCTATCATCGGCATCGGCTTCCTATCATGGTATACGGCTTTTGAGCTCCTGCAGTTCTATAGCAAGCACCCCAACGTTGTCAGCATTGTCGAGATGACCCGGATCGTCGGAGGTCCTTGGTTCGAGTCTATTGCTGGCGTTGTCATGATGATCCAGGTGGTTTTCATCGTTGCGTCAGCTGTCGTCACCCTCTCAGTGGCACTCAACACACTCAGCAACCACGGAACTTGCACAGTCGTCTTTATTCTGGTTTCTTGCATCGGCTGTTACCTCTTGTCTATTCCTCGAACTATGAAGTTCGTATCCAAGGCTGGTATCCCCAACGCCGTCAGCGTTGTCGGTGCTTGCATGGTCGTCTTGATTAGCCTGGCAGTCTCAGGCCCCAACAACAAGCCAGACGATTGGTCCAGGGATATTGTTATTGTTGGCCATCCGTCCTTCCGTGATGGTCTCAACGCTTGCCTGCGAGTCGTCTTCTCATATGCCGGTACTTTCACCTTCGTCAGCTACATGGCTGAGATGAAGGATCCTGCTCGCGACTTTGGCTTTTCCTTGGCTGTCCTGGAAATTGGCAGCACCGTCTTCTACGTCATCATGGCAGTTGTCTTGTACTGCCTCAGCGCCGAACTCACAACTTCCCCGGTTCTCAGCGCCGCTGCTACTATTCCGGCCAAGGTTGCGTATGGAATCGTCCTGCCAGCCGTCATTGCTACCGCCCTCTCCATCGGTCACACTGGTTGCAAGTATCTCTATGTTGCCGCACTCCGGAAGATGAACGCTCTCAACCAAGTCACCGATAACAGTGTGAAGTCCTGGACCACCTGGGTTATCTCTGTTAGCGCGTTTTGgatcctcatcttcaccatCTCAAACGTCATCCCCATCTTCGACTCCATCCTCTCCATCACCTCCGCCACGACTATCCCGTGGTTTACATATGGCTTTGCAGCCATCTTCTGGTTCTACAGCAACTGGGATGTCAAGTTCTCCAATTGGAGAAAGATTTCACTCTCCATTGTCAACGTCCTTATTATCTGTGCTACACTCTTCCTCAATGCGGGCGGATTGTGGGCAGCCATCACAGAGTTGATGGACCTGTTTGATAAGGGAGACGGAATTGGGGGAGTCTTTTCTTGCGGAAACAATGCGATTTTCTAGATTAATAGCCTTGGAGCATAATTTCAATACTTTTATCCGTTCCATTCATCTGACCATCTGAGTGCAACCTTGAAGCTGTCGATATGCGTTCACGTATACAGAGACCATGCCTCTCAATCGTTTCTGTGACCATATTTGTCGTTTCTCCTCCTATGAGAAACAATAACAAGCTGGTCAATTTCAATATGTGCCACAAGTTGATTCATCTTTGAAAAACCCATCATCATAGTGCGTAGCCTTGACAAATGCGTTTATGGGGTTATATGCGTGGCACCCGGTATGAATCCTGTAGCTTTTCTGCTTTTTTCATTGGTGTAGATTAGCCCTACTATACGTTCTAAGTGCATACTTGACTTTTCAATATAAGGTTTGCTACACCAGGTCAAGTACTGCGCACGCAAGCTCTTCGCGTAGATAGACAGAACTGGGGGAGCTGCTCCTCCACGTAGAATGTTAGTCAGAGAAATGACAGGAGCGCCTCTCTTAAGCTTACTGCCATATCAGATGCATAGGCTGAGATCCATCTTGCGGATATTACATAGGTAGGTAAGTGGTAAGCTCTCTATTTGTGTTCCGTATAAAATTGACGAAGTACTACCTTCTGACCATTTACATGCCCAAGAAGGCATCGAACTATTTGGTCAGATAAGTATCCTGCTATACAAGCTCTTACTTGCATGAATCTCCACTGCTCTCGATAATCAAGTCTATTCAGTTGTGGTTGTGACTATTATTGATGGATATGGCACTTCTGGTCAAAAGGGTGTAACGCCCACGGCCGCAAGGAAAATAGTTGTTAAAGCATAAATATAAACGCGTTGAAATCAGATCGTAAAACACTATCACTTCTTACTTGTCGTTCTTCATTTTCTTGAATCTAATTCTACTCATGTTGTCACCTCGAGCACTCTACTGCTCATAGAGTGGGTACAAGGAGGGCAACATAGTTACACTTGTCCCATCGGTCGCTGCATTTTCTAACCAATTATTCCGCCCAAACCAGTACAGCTCTGTACTTCAGACTGTGGGGTGTTAGTGCTGGTCAAGATAAGTGAGGGCTATACGAGGCCATTAGTAGCTCGCTCTCAGTCATTGACCACGGCGCATCGGTGTGGGGTGATTTAGTTGGGGAAGAATCCGTTAATTTGCAATTCAAGACGTATCTAGCTGAGGCATCGCATCTCACGGCTTCATCGGTGCtcttttacttaataatacttgCTCAAGTACCCAGGTAGTGAGGGCAGATCACAAATCAAGGACCCATAGCAATTACAGCCCAGCAAGTGACCTCTCATGAATGATGACGGATTGCTAACCAGTACGGGAATGGAGTCACCCAGTGGCCTGGGGAAGTTCAGCTGGCTCAGCTCGTGAAGAAACATCCGAAGCACGTCGGTCCGGCCGTGCGAATCTCTTAGGCGAGCGCCACAAGCGGAAAAAGACCACGGCCTAGATGTGGACTCGGTCAAAGCTGTCACCACCGCGGCGGTTAACCTTGTTGGTCTAGACCCGGGCCTCGTCACATGAATGTTATTAGCGGGGGAATTGCCATCGGCCGTCTTTGATCGGAAGCGTCGGCGAACCACTGGTCTGGCATTTGACGTGAGGGTTATTGGATTTGACAGTTGGCCTAGTTCCGCGCCGTCTGCTTGGGAATGGGGCCATGTTTCTGTCAGCATCGAGTCAGCCAGGCACATGTTTGTCTCATTGACAAGTTTAGATCAAGGTTCATGTCATCGCATAGGTATGGAGTATCCGATTGTCTGCCTTGGGTGTTATGTTAAATGTCTAAAGCATCGAGCAAGACGCGCGATGATGGGATTCGGAGCCTCTGGGCTGTGGTTGTGATCATGAAGGCCGAAACAGGGAATCTGGGCAGTACCGGGACAAAGGCGAACTGATAAGCCTCTTTGCATCGAGGTACATCCGG
This region of Fusarium falciforme chromosome 5, complete sequence genomic DNA includes:
- a CDS encoding Aa-trans domain-containing protein, coding for MGLMKFSKKSAEPAAADDQIHESSASDNDQVKTAADFQEVPAGAVEKGNIFEQGGKNYRTLGRWDTILILFTNQLGLGILSLPSTIKTLGVIPGIIAIIGIGFLSWYTAFELLQFYSKHPNVVSIVEMTRIVGGPWFESIAGVVMMIQVVFIVASAVVTLSVALNTLSNHGTCTVVFILVSCIGCYLLSIPRTMKFVSKAGIPNAVSVVGACMVVLISLAVSGPNNKPDDWSRDIVIVGHPSFRDGLNACLRVVFSYAGTFTFVSYMAEMKDPARDFGFSLAVLEIGSTVFYVIMAVVLYCLSAELTTSPVLSAAATIPAKVAYGIVLPAVIATALSIGHTGCKYLYVAALRKMNALNQVTDNSVKSWTTWVISVSAFWILIFTISNVIPIFDSILSITSATTIPWFTYGFAAIFWFYSNWDVKFSNWRKISLSIVNVLIICATLFLNAGGLWAAITELMDLFDKGDGIGGVFSCGNNAIF